One genomic region from Leucoraja erinacea ecotype New England chromosome 36, Leri_hhj_1, whole genome shotgun sequence encodes:
- the LOC129713595 gene encoding uncharacterized protein LOC129713595 translates to MMANKRNLECMDSVICSKMPRLENKPSELSVEISKPTPFPTYAQENSLKYTGSYLAYHLRNRDGTDNSGIWSPSRAYLQSMSNLSAQSRATDDAHLGNRLYRTEPEVPSPTYQRSANEKDKLDLVKDLMNVRSKWVTFVERQKNLRNAQTPSGIHCPSPAGKHTLMASTLPTVHNCGNVAFPQPVYRGSICCSGSGCPLENSADHFHRRTRETEWRMTTPVTSSCLIANNDQLMHTQQYGNPLLKNKSLPHGHSNAQPSSTDRISKETGSLAGLQSPLCQGYGAYSRNVLQDPRYSMLQYGTMPSQASIHSLHNFQKPPLHPYSTSERQQLQPPFYCEKLSPPKYPMPIQPKVVHSQNTILNQQNAGPYSLLHPHGYRAQTSGCPYPSIQGTGGRIPVTTSTFVGQICSGNLYQQHSEYPVHSPPVPKGIPLKGPLIQPGLESGTQPRQLDLHSPSRKSAPPSHHDPANGKLPSSDILLFRPRVIVEAQTDKRCYDSLNSLPNKDYIGQHQLISKHSAFQPVLSGKHLKGAFERPAAVSPADQRPKDIYMHERHPSIDGSPISNRGISTFSKENEIVNNKLVDSGQGDSPKSYNISPNRRILELNFQSPTSSREEKQQNTAECEMKRKPEVEAQSDNNVQTVIKTPVISSAVTHSALTLELNKYKILRPVEGPNPTLPDSIDATKLSLLGSIDPLKLFLRPLKLIMPNEPKLAPSPVPEVRRSPCEIQPSVPSNGVLMPNENDSYDHFLI, encoded by the coding sequence ATGATGGCCAATAAAAGAAATCTTGAATGCATGGATTCTGTCATTTGTAGCAAGATGCCTCGACTGGAAAACAAACCCAGTGAATTATCAGTAGAGATTTCTAAACCAACCCCGTTTCCCACTTATGCACAAGAAAACTCCCTTAAATACACTGGATCTTATTTAGCATATCATCTTAGAAACCGAGATGGAACCGACAACTCGGGAATCTGGAGTCCGTCGCGAGCCTATTTACAAAGCATGAGTAATCTCTCTGCCCAGTCGCGAGCTACTGATGATGCTCATCTTGGCAACCGTTTGTATCGGACTGAACCCGAAGTTCCATCCCCAACGTATCAGCGATCTGCAAATGAGAAAGATAAACTTGATTTGGTCAAGGACCTGATGAACGTTCGGTCAAAGTGGGTCACTTTTGTTGAACGACAAAAGAACTTGAGGAATGCTCAGACCCCCTCGGGTATACACTGCCCATCTCCCGCTGGGAAACATACCTTAATGGCTTCTACATTACCTACGGTCCATAACTGCGGAAATGTAGCATTTCCGCAACCTGTATATAGAGGTAGCATTTGCTGCTCCGGGTCTGGTTGCCCTTTGGAAAATTCAGCAGATCATTTTCACCGACGAACACGGGAAACTGAATGGAGAATGACAACTCCGGTTACTTCAAGCTGTTTAATTGCAAATAATGATCAATTGATGCATACTCAGCAGTATGGTAATCCTcttttgaaaaataaatcattGCCTCATGGGCATAGCAATGCACAGCCTAGTTCGACAGACAGAATCTCCAAAGAAACTGGAAGCCTAGCCGGACTACAGTCACCCCTGTGCCAAGGATATGGTGCATACAGTAGGAATGTTCTTCAAGATCCCAGATATTCTATGCTACAATACGGAACCATGCCAAGCCAGGCATCTATACACAGCCTCCATAACTTCCAAAAACCTCCTTTGCACCCATATTCAACAAGCGAACGGCAACAGCTGCAGCCACCGTTCTACTGTGAGAAGTTGTCACCTCCAAAGTATCCAATGCCAATTCAGCCAAAAGTTGTTCACTCTCAAAACACTATTTTAAATCAGCAAAATGCAGGTCCCTACTCGTTGCTGCATCCACATGGCTATAGAGCACAGACAAGTGGTTGCCCATACCCCTCAATTCAAGGCACAGGTGGGCGGATACCTGTAACCACTTCAACGTTTGTAGGTCAGATATGCTCAGGAAACCTTTATCAACAGCATTCTGAGTATCCAGTTCATTCCCCTCCAGTGCCGAAAGGCATCCCCCTGAAAGGTCCTTTGATTCAACCGGGCTTGGAATCCGGGACACAACCGAGACAGCTGGACTTACATAGCCCCTCTCGAAAAAGTGCTCCCCCATCTCACCACGATCCAGCAAATGGAAAACTGCCTTCATCGGATATCCTGCTCTTCAGGCCGCGTGTTATTGTTGAGGCACAAACAGACAAACGATGTTACGATTCATTAAACTCTCTTCCCAATAAGGACTATATTGGCCAGCATCAGCTGATCAGCAAGCACAGTGCCTTTCAACCAGTACTCTCTGGAAAACATTTGAAGGGGGCATTCGAGAGACCAGCTGCAGTCTCCCCTGCAGATCAAAGACCAAAGGACATTTATATGCATGAACGGCACCCAAGCATTGATGGTTCACCTATTAGTAATCGTGGTATTTCAACTTTCAGTAAAGAGAATGAAATTGTTAATAACAAGCTGGTGGACTCTGGACAGGGTGACTCTCCAAAGAGTTACAATATTAGTCCAAACAGAAGAATATTGGAGCTTAATTTCCAATCTCCCACTTCTTCAAGGGAAGAAAAGCAGCAAAATACCGCAGAATGTGAAATGAAGAGGAAACCAGAGGTTGAAGCACAATCTGATAACAATGTGCAAACAGTCATTAAAACCCCAGTCATCAGCAGTGCAGTTACCCATAGTGCCCTCACATTGGAACTGAATAAATATAAAATACTGAGACCAGTGGAAGGACCCAATCCTACTCTTCCAGACTCTATTGATGCTACAAAATTGAGTTTACTTGGATCGATTGATCCATTGAAATTATTTCTGAGACCTCTGAAGCTAATCATGCCCAATGAGCCCAAATTGGCACCGAGTCCTGTTCCAGAAGTTAGGAGGTCTCCTTGTGAAATCCAACCCAGTGTACCCAGTAATGGGGTATTAATGCCGAATGAGAATGACAGTTACGATCACTTTCTGATTTGA